Proteins co-encoded in one Alphaproteobacteria bacterium genomic window:
- a CDS encoding histidine phosphatase family protein yields the protein MKTLYLLRHAKSSWDEPGLADFDRSLSGRGKRACRALVEAISRFGVAPELILCSSATRTQETFKRIAPAFTNKYTLSVERQLYLASARKLLGRLRRVPDDTPSAMLIGHNPGLQGLAQSLAGRGDRAMLDRLAVKFPTAALAELNFSGTKWRALDAGTAELVRLWTPRDAD from the coding sequence ATGAAAACGCTCTATCTTCTGCGGCACGCCAAATCGAGCTGGGACGAACCGGGCCTTGCCGATTTCGATCGCAGCCTGTCAGGCCGCGGCAAGCGGGCCTGCCGAGCACTGGTCGAGGCCATATCGAGGTTCGGCGTCGCACCGGAGCTGATTCTTTGCTCATCTGCGACGCGGACGCAGGAAACCTTCAAGCGCATAGCGCCTGCGTTCACGAACAAATATACGCTCTCCGTCGAACGGCAGCTTTACCTCGCGAGTGCGCGAAAGCTCTTGGGACGGCTTCGGCGCGTGCCAGATGACACGCCCTCGGCGATGCTGATCGGGCACAATCCCGGCCTCCAAGGGCTTGCGCAATCGCTGGCCGGCCGCGGCGACCGGGCAATGCTCGATCGACTTGCCGTCAAATTTCCAACGGCGGCGTTGGCCGAATTGAATTTTTCCGGGACGAAATGGCGCGCCCTCGATGCGGGGACGGCTGAACTCGTCCGCCTCTGGACGCCTCGCGACGCTGACTAA